From Segatella copri, the proteins below share one genomic window:
- a CDS encoding TonB-dependent receptor plug domain-containing protein: MKRLVILSACLAISLAGWAQGNRNDSLKMDSIIHSLPDVMVKGNRPIVKVKGAALTYDLPQLIKNHPVDNAYEAIKQLPGVSEQDEALTLNAQSVTVMIDGKATTMTSEQLYSLLKTIPTSRIANAEVIYSAPARYQVKGQVINLLLKHNTGFHSLQGEFFSGYTHQNRNSYTERASLLFTNKKWEIDMLYSFGHGKRYYYYENEFAHTLTDGTSYAFSTHSDNIKRHLNHNIRLGINYHLAKDHQLSFAYTSQLNNTRGTSEDDGDFTSLLRIHAKSQFHNFRLDYSTPFGFSAGAEYTYYNSPDEQWLKSSLYDEIYDITSQQRIDKWHAYLKQEHDLGKDWGLNYGINYTTSRDKSSQENNNKSSDGNTIQNEDQMSFYVGASKSFGQKLTMEASLMEEYYHTPIWNEWNIFPTLSITYLPKAGHVIQFNLDCDRDYPTYWSVKNFTTYNVGGYGKIVGNPTLKPSRDLSLSLTYILHSRYVASLFFNNSKDEFRQLPYQSDKKKEMEYKHVNFDHVNQVGLMLTAPINIGNWWQNRLTFTGVYQNDKNSHFYDLPFDRSKWFCQAQWNGTFLFGKHVLLNLDASVHTDAIQGIIDIPASGYLNAALTWKPLKDDKFQLKAYCNDIFETGDNHLHDTYRGQHVINKMYFGRIIGLSLIYRFGGYKAKQHEEVDTSRFGK; encoded by the coding sequence TATTAAGCGCTTGCCTGGCCATCAGTCTTGCCGGCTGGGCACAAGGAAACAGAAATGATTCCCTGAAAATGGACAGCATTATCCATTCCCTCCCTGATGTGATGGTAAAAGGCAACCGACCTATCGTAAAGGTGAAAGGAGCAGCATTGACCTATGACCTGCCTCAACTCATCAAAAACCATCCGGTGGATAATGCCTATGAAGCCATCAAGCAACTGCCTGGCGTGAGCGAACAAGATGAAGCCTTGACTCTCAACGCCCAATCCGTAACCGTGATGATAGACGGCAAGGCTACCACCATGACGAGCGAGCAGCTCTATTCGCTTCTGAAAACGATTCCTACCAGCCGCATCGCCAACGCCGAAGTCATCTATTCAGCCCCAGCCCGCTATCAGGTAAAGGGACAGGTCATCAACCTCCTGCTGAAGCACAACACAGGCTTTCACTCCCTGCAAGGCGAGTTCTTCAGCGGCTACACCCACCAGAACCGCAACAGTTACACAGAGCGCGCCTCCTTGCTCTTCACCAACAAGAAATGGGAAATAGACATGCTCTATTCCTTCGGTCATGGCAAGAGATATTATTACTATGAAAATGAGTTTGCCCACACCTTGACTGATGGCACTTCCTATGCCTTCTCTACACATAGCGACAATATCAAACGTCATCTCAACCACAACATCCGACTGGGAATCAACTATCATCTGGCAAAGGATCATCAACTCAGCTTTGCCTACACCTCACAACTCAATAACACGAGAGGAACTTCAGAGGATGATGGCGATTTCACATCCCTTCTCAGAATCCATGCCAAGAGTCAGTTTCACAACTTCCGCCTGGATTACTCCACACCATTCGGTTTCTCGGCAGGAGCAGAATACACCTATTATAATTCACCGGATGAACAATGGCTAAAAAGCAGTCTCTACGATGAGATTTACGACATCACAAGCCAGCAGCGAATCGACAAATGGCACGCTTACCTCAAGCAGGAGCACGACTTAGGAAAAGACTGGGGCTTGAACTACGGCATCAATTACACCACATCAAGAGACAAGAGTTCGCAGGAAAACAACAACAAGTCTTCTGATGGCAACACCATTCAAAACGAAGACCAAATGAGTTTCTACGTCGGAGCCAGCAAGTCATTCGGACAAAAACTCACGATGGAAGCATCGCTCATGGAAGAATATTACCACACCCCAATCTGGAATGAGTGGAACATCTTCCCTACACTCTCCATCACCTATCTTCCTAAGGCAGGACACGTCATCCAATTCAACTTGGATTGCGACAGAGACTACCCTACTTATTGGTCGGTGAAGAACTTCACCACCTATAATGTGGGCGGATATGGAAAGATTGTTGGAAACCCGACGTTGAAGCCATCACGAGACCTCAGCCTCTCGCTTACCTACATTCTGCACAGCAGATACGTGGCAAGTCTCTTCTTCAACAACTCGAAAGATGAATTTCGTCAGCTTCCTTACCAGAGCGACAAGAAGAAGGAGATGGAATACAAGCATGTCAACTTCGACCATGTAAACCAGGTAGGCTTGATGCTCACAGCCCCAATCAACATAGGCAACTGGTGGCAGAATCGCCTTACCTTCACTGGCGTATATCAGAACGACAAGAATTCCCACTTCTATGATCTTCCATTCGACCGCAGCAAATGGTTCTGTCAAGCCCAGTGGAACGGCACTTTTCTCTTTGGCAAGCATGTGCTTCTCAACCTCGATGCTTCCGTTCATACCGACGCCATCCAAGGAATCATCGACATCCCAGCCTCTGGCTATCTCAACGCAGCCCTCACCTGGAAGCCTCTCAAGGATGACAAGTTCCAGCTGAAAGCCTACTGCAACGATATCTTCGAGACAGGCGACAACCATCTGCACGACACCTATCGAGGTCAGCACGTCATCAACAAAATGTACTTTGGCAGAATCATCGGCCTCTCCCTCATCTATCGTTTCGGCGGCTACAAGGCCAAGCAGCATGAAGAAGTAGATACTTCCAGATTCGGGAAATAA
- a CDS encoding RagB/SusD family nutrient uptake outer membrane protein, whose amino-acid sequence MKRYRFLFLLLAALSMTSCLDEHPKDQLDEDAIYGSASDIYINAVASLYNYIGGANESEGIQGTCRGIYDYNTLTTDEAMIPIRGGDWYDGGLWNAMYQHRWSADDQSLYDTWKYLYKVIVLANKSLDIISNKSALLSAAQQEEYRAEIRAIRAMFYYYAMDMFGRVPLVLSSAEQLHSSLFQGQTDRSSIFQFVFQELQQVLPSLPDQHSNKEGNYYGRITQPVVNFLLAKLALNAEIYMYDDWTQGYASRPKGSAIHFSVPASDASLRNGDKVNCRKLNAWETCIYYCDKLAEEGYDLESDDSFNFSTHNETSKENIFTIPMDKNIYTNQFHYLFRSYHYTHGGVLGWGSENGTCATISTMKANHYGEVDEDARCKMNFVAGVVKVDGHELLMDNGKPLEYQPFEVAQNLTNSKFVKTAGARMAKYEVDRTSYMDGKLQSNDIVLFRYADALLMKAEAKVRNGENGDEELNRIRARVGMPYRKATLNNILEERLLELVWEGWRRQDLIRFGKFTGAYDLRTPLQGESSGYTTVFPIPQKCIDLNSELVQNKGYVNILK is encoded by the coding sequence ATGAAACGATATAGATTTTTATTTCTGCTGCTGGCGGCATTGTCTATGACATCCTGTCTGGACGAACATCCTAAGGATCAGTTGGACGAGGATGCCATCTATGGCTCTGCATCTGATATTTATATCAATGCAGTGGCTTCGCTCTATAATTATATAGGTGGAGCTAACGAGAGTGAGGGCATCCAGGGCACCTGCCGTGGCATTTATGATTATAATACGCTGACCACCGATGAGGCGATGATTCCGATTCGAGGCGGCGACTGGTATGATGGTGGCCTCTGGAATGCCATGTACCAGCATCGGTGGAGTGCCGATGACCAGTCTCTTTATGATACGTGGAAGTACCTTTATAAGGTTATCGTGCTGGCTAATAAGTCTTTGGATATTATCAGCAACAAGTCGGCCCTGCTTTCTGCCGCACAGCAGGAGGAATATCGGGCTGAGATAAGAGCCATCCGGGCTATGTTCTATTACTATGCTATGGACATGTTCGGTCGGGTTCCATTGGTCCTTTCCAGTGCAGAACAGCTCCATTCCAGCCTGTTCCAAGGTCAGACAGATCGCAGTTCTATCTTCCAGTTTGTCTTTCAGGAGTTGCAGCAGGTATTGCCTTCACTTCCCGACCAGCACAGCAATAAGGAAGGCAATTATTATGGTCGCATCACCCAGCCGGTAGTCAACTTTCTGTTGGCGAAGTTGGCTTTGAATGCAGAAATCTATATGTATGATGACTGGACCCAGGGTTATGCGAGCCGTCCGAAGGGAAGTGCTATTCATTTCTCTGTGCCAGCTTCTGATGCCTCTTTGCGCAATGGCGATAAGGTGAACTGCAGGAAGTTGAATGCCTGGGAAACCTGCATTTATTATTGTGATAAACTGGCAGAAGAAGGCTATGACCTGGAGTCGGATGATTCATTCAATTTCTCTACGCATAATGAGACATCGAAGGAGAATATCTTCACGATTCCGATGGATAAGAATATCTATACCAACCAGTTCCATTATCTCTTCCGCTCTTACCATTATACGCATGGCGGTGTCTTGGGATGGGGAAGTGAGAATGGTACCTGTGCCACGATTTCTACGATGAAAGCCAATCATTATGGCGAGGTTGATGAAGATGCCCGTTGCAAGATGAACTTTGTGGCGGGAGTGGTAAAGGTAGATGGTCATGAACTGCTGATGGATAATGGAAAGCCGTTGGAATATCAGCCTTTTGAAGTGGCTCAAAACCTGACCAACAGTAAGTTTGTCAAGACGGCTGGAGCGAGGATGGCGAAGTATGAGGTGGATAGAACCTCTTATATGGACGGCAAGTTGCAGAGTAACGACATAGTTCTTTTCCGATATGCAGATGCTTTATTGATGAAGGCAGAGGCAAAGGTCCGAAACGGAGAGAATGGTGATGAGGAGTTGAATAGGATTCGTGCCCGTGTGGGAATGCCTTACCGTAAGGCTACGCTCAATAACATTCTGGAAGAGCGGTTGCTGGAGTTGGTATGGGAAGGATGGCGTCGTCAGGATCTCATCCGTTTCGGCAAATTCACCGGTGCCTACGATCTCCGTACGCCTCTTCAGGGTGAATCCTCCGGCTACACCACTGTCTTCCCGATTCCTCAGAAATGCATCGATTTAAATTCTGAATTGGTACAGAATAAGGGATATGTCAATATTTTGAAGTAA
- a CDS encoding SusC/RagA family TonB-linked outer membrane protein: MILAPQTLCAQSVNIEGLDSLRLSGSVGVVEPELLKKGVLNNALDALSGQTAGVNVTTNGLDRIAMLNSVRVRGTTSIMGGNDPLVIIDGVTSDVATLATIYPADIESFTVLKNASETALYGSRGASGVIQVKTKKGTGKGFQISYEGNYGIEAMYKSMEMLNAAEYIAAAQKYGLEYNNKGYDTNFRKAITRTGNIQNHYLAFSGGTPQSNYRASFGYIDHNTIIRSKGYRNLVAKIDVTQKAFGDKLTGDFGVFGSSFKNNDIFDSQMLFYSADAMNPTYPYDKLNGSWVKNGAASQVNPPGALLKERNDTKNMNFNAHLKLNYDMTNSLSVSAFGAYSYASNENNQFCPTWVWAQGNLYRGEFKSEDWLANVSFNYQHSWEIHNLKAMVGAEYQKDIRTGFWTSAKGITNNDMYYHNIGAAASRPFGGTDSNYEDPTLASVMGNVDYTLYNKYNLSVSMRGDGSSMVGNDHTWGFFPSVSLSWDMKQEKWLRSLQKITMLKLRTGYGRSGNLGGISSYTTLNTVRQNGIVSVNSSPTVTMGMISNNNPDLKWETRATWNIGADLGLWNNRLVLTAEYYYSKTTDMLYAYDVPVPPFAYDKLLANLGSMSNQGLEVGVSFTPIQKKDMELNINMNLSWQKNKLLSLSGEYDGMQMSAADITAMGALSGAGQHGGYNNVVYQIVGQPLGVFYLPHCKGIIEDGNGHCRYDIEDLDKNGTVDLSDGGDRYIAGQATPKVTLGSNISFRYRDWYLSLQMNGAFGHKIFNGTGLAYTNMSSFPDYNVLKGAPEKNIVDQNVSDYWLEKGDYLNLENLTLGYDIPIRKGVVQSLRVSASVNNLATISSYSGLTPMINSYVVNSTMGIDDKRTYPVYRTFSLGLSVQF; the protein is encoded by the coding sequence ATGATTCTTGCACCCCAAACCCTCTGTGCTCAGTCTGTGAACATCGAGGGCCTAGACTCCTTGCGCTTATCAGGTTCGGTGGGTGTAGTGGAGCCTGAACTTCTGAAGAAGGGTGTGCTCAATAATGCCCTGGATGCCTTGAGCGGACAGACGGCAGGTGTTAACGTCACTACCAATGGTCTTGACCGTATTGCTATGTTGAACTCCGTCCGGGTTCGCGGTACAACTTCTATCATGGGCGGCAATGATCCTCTGGTGATTATTGATGGTGTTACTTCTGATGTGGCGACGCTTGCTACAATCTATCCCGCCGATATCGAGAGCTTTACAGTACTGAAGAATGCCAGCGAAACGGCACTCTATGGTTCCCGTGGTGCTTCGGGCGTTATCCAGGTAAAGACCAAGAAGGGTACGGGTAAGGGATTTCAGATTTCTTACGAGGGAAACTATGGTATAGAGGCGATGTACAAAAGTATGGAGATGCTCAATGCCGCCGAATACATAGCTGCTGCACAGAAGTATGGGCTGGAGTATAACAATAAGGGATATGATACCAATTTCCGCAAGGCGATTACCCGAACCGGAAACATTCAGAACCATTATCTGGCCTTCAGCGGTGGCACTCCGCAGAGCAACTACCGCGCTTCTTTTGGCTATATCGACCATAACACGATTATTCGGAGCAAGGGCTATCGTAATCTGGTGGCTAAGATTGATGTCACCCAGAAGGCATTTGGCGATAAACTGACGGGAGATTTCGGCGTGTTCGGTTCGTCTTTCAAGAACAATGATATCTTCGACAGTCAGATGCTTTTCTATTCTGCCGATGCCATGAATCCTACTTATCCTTATGATAAGCTGAACGGCAGTTGGGTGAAGAATGGGGCTGCATCTCAGGTGAATCCTCCCGGTGCCTTGCTCAAGGAGCGTAATGATACGAAGAACATGAACTTCAATGCTCATCTGAAGTTGAACTATGATATGACAAATTCTCTGAGTGTTTCTGCCTTCGGAGCATACAGTTATGCTTCCAACGAGAACAATCAGTTCTGTCCTACCTGGGTTTGGGCGCAGGGCAATCTCTATCGTGGGGAGTTCAAGAGCGAGGACTGGCTTGCCAATGTATCGTTTAACTATCAGCATTCGTGGGAAATCCACAATCTGAAGGCAATGGTGGGTGCTGAATATCAGAAGGATATCCGAACGGGATTCTGGACTTCTGCGAAGGGAATCACCAACAACGACATGTATTACCATAACATAGGTGCTGCTGCATCACGGCCTTTCGGTGGGACAGACAGTAATTACGAAGATCCGACCCTGGCTTCTGTGATGGGCAATGTCGACTACACCTTATATAATAAGTATAATCTTTCGGTTTCCATGCGTGGCGATGGTTCTTCGATGGTGGGCAATGACCATACCTGGGGTTTCTTCCCATCCGTCTCTCTTTCCTGGGATATGAAGCAGGAGAAATGGCTCCGTTCTCTCCAGAAAATTACCATGCTGAAACTGCGTACGGGCTATGGACGCTCAGGTAATCTTGGCGGAATATCTTCTTATACCACTTTGAATACGGTGCGGCAGAATGGTATTGTTTCGGTGAACAGTTCTCCTACGGTTACGATGGGAATGATTAGCAATAACAATCCTGATCTGAAGTGGGAAACCCGCGCTACCTGGAATATTGGAGCTGATTTGGGATTGTGGAACAACCGGCTGGTTCTGACGGCAGAATATTACTATTCCAAGACCACCGACATGCTCTATGCCTATGATGTGCCGGTTCCGCCTTTTGCCTATGATAAACTGTTGGCAAACCTGGGTTCTATGAGCAACCAGGGTTTGGAGGTCGGCGTTTCCTTCACTCCTATCCAGAAGAAGGACATGGAACTGAATATCAATATGAATCTCTCCTGGCAGAAGAACAAACTCCTCTCGCTGAGTGGTGAATATGACGGAATGCAGATGTCGGCAGCCGATATTACTGCGATGGGTGCCTTGTCGGGTGCCGGTCAGCATGGTGGTTACAACAATGTGGTCTATCAGATAGTTGGTCAGCCTTTGGGTGTATTCTATCTTCCTCATTGCAAGGGAATTATAGAAGATGGAAATGGGCATTGTCGCTATGATATCGAAGATTTGGACAAGAACGGAACCGTAGATTTGAGTGATGGCGGTGACAGATATATTGCCGGTCAGGCTACTCCTAAGGTAACGTTGGGTTCCAATATCAGTTTCCGTTATCGCGACTGGTATCTTTCATTGCAGATGAACGGAGCCTTCGGACATAAGATATTCAATGGTACGGGCTTAGCCTACACCAATATGTCGAGTTTCCCGGATTATAATGTGCTGAAGGGAGCTCCTGAGAAGAATATCGTTGACCAGAATGTTTCTGATTATTGGCTGGAGAAGGGCGATTATCTCAACTTAGAGAATCTCACGCTGGGCTATGATATCCCTATCCGAAAGGGCGTGGTGCAGTCGCTCAGAGTTTCGGCGAGTGTCAACAATCTTGCCACCATCAGCAGTTACAGCGGCTTGACTCCGATGATTAACAGCTACGTGGTGAATAGTACGATGGGTATTGATGATAAGCGGACTTATCCTGTTTACAGAACCTTCTCATTGGGTTTAAGTGTTCAATTCTAA
- the xyl3A gene encoding xylan 1,4-beta-xylosidase, whose amino-acid sequence MKKQLFSMAMLMAISLSASAQQLLPYQNANLSAEARANDLLSRLTLEEKTKLMMDTSPAIARLGIPQFQWWNEALHGVGRNGFVTVFPITMHMAASWDDTLLYKVFTAVSDEARAKAQEAKKSGNIKRYQSLSFWTPNINIFRDPRWGRGQETYGEDPYLTTRMGLAVVNGLQGQTFEGKPMSAPGVLATPSSQAPQYVKLLACAKHFAVHSGPEWNRHSFNVEDLPERDLWETYLPAFKSLVQDGNVAEVMCAYQRIDGAPCCSNARYERQILRDEWGFKGLITSDCGAINDFYVPGRHGTAKTPAEATAQAIGAGTDVECGSVYRSLPEAVKTGMISEEKVNESLKRLLIARFRLGDFDQDENVPWTQIPSSVIASKAHKDLAEKMAEEGIVLLQNRNNLLPMKSAGMKIVVMGPNANDSIMQWGNYSGYPTSTTTILQGIRKYVKDAKYIPACTLTGNEVTESKFNLLTSTDGSKGMKATYWNNSEMKGEPVATAMMTSPINQSNGGNTVFAPGVNLTNFSARYEGVFTPEKDETLNIKMGCDDGYRLIIDGDTVADVWKGRARVQMLNKPISVKAGKPVKIQVDYFQKTDMAVMQFDIVKNYTPTESQLLAEVGDADVVVFVGGISPSLEGEEMKVSEPGFKGGDRTDIELPQAQRKVMEMLHRAGKRVVFVNCSGSAIAMVPETENAESILQAWYPGERGGEAVAKVLFGEVNPSGKLPVTFYKSTSDLPDFLDYTMKNRTYRYFKGEALFPFGHGLSYTSYEYGKPALKKVKNEERKVKNSSAYSLNFSLSNKGNREGTEVAQVYIRRMDDAEGPIKTLKAFKRITLKAGEKQQVTISLLRQSFEGWDSQTNTMRVVPGKYQIFVGGSSAEAAKNVIEVKVK is encoded by the coding sequence ATGAAGAAACAACTATTTTCTATGGCGATGCTGATGGCGATATCGCTTTCTGCCAGCGCACAGCAGCTTCTTCCTTATCAGAATGCCAACCTTTCTGCTGAGGCTAGAGCCAACGATTTGCTTTCCCGTCTTACCCTGGAAGAGAAGACGAAGTTGATGATGGATACTTCTCCGGCTATCGCCCGATTGGGCATTCCGCAGTTTCAATGGTGGAACGAGGCGCTGCATGGAGTGGGAAGAAACGGATTTGTTACCGTTTTTCCTATCACGATGCACATGGCGGCTTCGTGGGACGATACCTTATTATATAAGGTGTTTACTGCCGTGAGCGATGAGGCAAGAGCCAAGGCGCAGGAGGCGAAGAAGAGCGGCAACATCAAGCGCTACCAGAGTCTGAGCTTCTGGACTCCGAACATCAATATCTTCCGCGACCCACGATGGGGGCGTGGACAGGAAACTTATGGAGAAGATCCTTATCTGACCACAAGAATGGGACTTGCCGTGGTGAATGGATTGCAGGGACAGACCTTCGAAGGCAAACCGATGTCGGCTCCGGGAGTTCTGGCTACGCCTTCCTCACAGGCTCCCCAATACGTCAAGCTCCTAGCCTGTGCCAAGCATTTTGCCGTACATAGCGGTCCGGAGTGGAACAGGCACAGTTTCAATGTAGAGGATTTGCCTGAGCGGGATTTGTGGGAGACTTATCTGCCTGCCTTCAAATCGCTGGTGCAGGATGGAAATGTGGCAGAGGTGATGTGCGCCTATCAGCGGATTGACGGAGCGCCATGCTGCAGCAATGCCCGATATGAACGTCAGATTCTTCGTGATGAATGGGGATTCAAGGGATTGATTACTTCCGATTGCGGAGCCATCAACGACTTTTATGTGCCTGGCCGACATGGTACGGCGAAGACTCCGGCTGAGGCTACGGCGCAGGCAATTGGTGCCGGAACCGACGTGGAATGCGGAAGCGTTTACCGTTCGCTTCCTGAGGCGGTGAAGACGGGAATGATCAGCGAGGAAAAGGTGAACGAGAGCTTGAAGCGCCTGCTGATAGCCCGTTTCCGCCTGGGTGATTTCGATCAGGACGAGAACGTGCCTTGGACTCAGATTCCATCTTCCGTCATCGCCAGCAAGGCGCATAAGGATTTGGCAGAGAAGATGGCAGAAGAGGGAATCGTGCTTCTTCAGAACCGGAACAATCTCCTGCCGATGAAATCAGCAGGAATGAAGATAGTCGTGATGGGGCCGAATGCCAACGATTCCATCATGCAGTGGGGCAACTATTCGGGTTATCCTACTTCTACCACAACCATCCTGCAGGGCATCAGAAAATATGTAAAGGATGCCAAGTATATTCCTGCCTGCACGTTGACCGGAAATGAGGTGACGGAAAGCAAATTCAATCTCCTGACTTCTACTGATGGCAGCAAGGGTATGAAGGCTACTTATTGGAACAATTCTGAGATGAAGGGCGAGCCGGTGGCTACAGCCATGATGACTTCGCCTATCAACCAGAGCAATGGCGGAAATACCGTCTTTGCACCAGGCGTGAACCTTACCAATTTCTCTGCCCGATACGAGGGCGTATTTACTCCGGAAAAGGATGAAACCTTGAATATCAAAATGGGGTGCGATGATGGTTACCGGCTCATCATTGATGGCGATACGGTGGCGGATGTATGGAAGGGACGTGCCCGTGTACAGATGCTCAACAAGCCAATCTCTGTAAAGGCTGGAAAGCCGGTGAAAATTCAGGTGGATTATTTCCAGAAGACCGATATGGCGGTGATGCAGTTTGACATTGTGAAGAACTATACGCCAACCGAGTCTCAGCTTCTGGCTGAGGTTGGCGATGCTGACGTGGTGGTATTCGTAGGTGGAATCTCTCCTAGTCTTGAGGGTGAGGAGATGAAGGTTTCTGAGCCGGGTTTCAAGGGTGGCGACAGAACCGACATCGAGTTGCCTCAGGCTCAACGCAAGGTGATGGAGATGCTGCATCGGGCTGGCAAGCGAGTGGTGTTCGTCAACTGTTCGGGCAGTGCCATCGCCATGGTTCCTGAAACAGAGAATGCGGAGTCTATCCTTCAGGCTTGGTATCCGGGCGAACGGGGTGGAGAAGCCGTGGCAAAGGTTCTCTTCGGTGAGGTGAATCCATCGGGCAAGCTTCCGGTAACCTTCTATAAGAGTACTTCCGATCTTCCTGATTTCCTTGATTATACGATGAAGAATCGTACCTACCGTTATTTCAAGGGCGAAGCTCTCTTCCCATTCGGTCATGGATTGAGCTATACATCTTATGAATATGGAAAGCCGGCATTGAAGAAAGTGAAGAATGAAGAACGAAAAGTGAAGAATTCTTCGGCTTATTCCTTGAACTTCTCTTTATCTAATAAAGGTAATAGGGAAGGAACGGAAGTAGCGCAGGTTTACATCCGTAGAATGGATGATGCTGAGGGACCTATCAAGACCCTGAAAGCCTTCAAGCGCATTACTTTGAAAGCGGGCGAAAAGCAGCAGGTAACCATCAGTCTGCTTCGCCAGAGTTTCGAGGGTTGGGATTCCCAGACCAATACCATGCGTGTGGTTCCCGGCAAATATCAGATCTTCGTAGGTGGTTCGAGTGCTGAGGCTGCGAAGAATGTGATAGAAGTGAAAGTGAAATAA
- a CDS encoding Hsp20/alpha crystallin family protein, with amino-acid sequence MLLARRNNDSDWLSNFFDDTLFNTEVMSRMNATAPAINIKETDKNYIMEVAAPGLKKEWVRVNIDNDGNLNIAIENKMEHKDEDKHEHYLRREFSYSNYQQCYTLPEDADREKISAKVADGILEVKIPKLTPKEEAKTTKNIEVK; translated from the coding sequence ATGTTGTTAGCACGTAGAAATAATGATTCAGATTGGTTGAGTAACTTCTTTGATGATACTTTATTCAATACCGAAGTAATGTCACGTATGAATGCTACTGCTCCTGCCATTAACATCAAGGAGACAGATAAGAATTACATCATGGAGGTTGCAGCTCCTGGTTTGAAGAAAGAGTGGGTTCGTGTAAACATCGATAACGATGGTAATCTGAACATCGCCATCGAGAACAAGATGGAACACAAGGATGAAGACAAGCACGAGCACTATCTGCGCCGCGAATTCTCTTACAGCAACTACCAGCAGTGTTATACGCTGCCTGAGGATGCTGATCGTGAAAAGATTTCAGCAAAGGTAGCTGATGGTATACTCGAGGTCAAGATTCCAAAGCTTACTCCTAAGGAGGAGGCTAAGACAACAAAGAACATCGAAGTCAAATAA